The proteins below come from a single Candidatus Aminicenantes bacterium genomic window:
- a CDS encoding TonB family protein, which yields MFDIFLSGNEASKKNVRKGLTFSFSLLLHAALIITVIVMPILQAESKLPRFKPTMIRITSPILPGVPPGPGGRRGRPGTTNAEPPKGGKSTGHGEGPIVLTAPGKVPAKVSEEDPTKLIPQEPVGPGIEGIDPKSPWKMGEEIKTDEIIPEAGTKTIVRAPRLIKRVNPDYPPLAILSRVAGEVVIEARTDIFGRVNETRAISGHNLLIQEALTAVRKWIYEPYLVNGIPMPVQFTVTITFNLKIR from the coding sequence ATGTTTGACATCTTTCTTTCCGGAAACGAGGCAAGTAAAAAAAATGTGCGCAAAGGGTTGACCTTCTCCTTTTCCCTACTCCTCCACGCCGCTTTAATCATTACTGTTATCGTGATGCCGATACTGCAGGCCGAGAGTAAGCTGCCCAGGTTTAAACCCACCATGATTCGGATCACTTCGCCGATCCTGCCCGGCGTGCCGCCCGGCCCGGGTGGACGGAGAGGGCGACCAGGTACCACAAATGCTGAACCGCCCAAAGGGGGAAAATCAACCGGCCATGGGGAAGGCCCCATTGTCTTGACCGCGCCGGGAAAAGTTCCAGCCAAAGTCAGCGAAGAAGATCCAACCAAATTGATCCCTCAAGAACCTGTCGGCCCGGGAATTGAAGGTATAGATCCGAAATCGCCCTGGAAGATGGGGGAAGAGATCAAGACTGATGAAATCATTCCAGAAGCTGGAACAAAAACAATTGTACGGGCTCCACGGTTGATCAAACGCGTGAATCCAGATTATCCACCTCTGGCAATCCTATCCAGAGTAGCGGGCGAAGTCGTAATCGAAGCCAGAACCGATATTTTCGGCCGGGTGAATGAAACCCGCGCCATCAGCGGCCATAATCTGCTCATTCAGGAAGCCCTTACAGCAGTCAGAAAATGGATCTATGAACCG